GCTCCTTTTTTATCTAGCAAAGGCCTCCTGATTTTCGGTGCTTCATGTGACAAGAATTGACATCGCCGTAATTTATGCATATTGACTAGGAACGCGCGCTTTGATGCTTTTCTTACCATAGAAGCAAGTGCCCTTTTTGATTTTGCTTCTAGCCTTGTACTAGAAGCAAGTGGAACTTTGTTTGTAGTATCAGTTTACCAGTATATCAGCCATGCTGGTGTTGGTGCTAAAAGGTCTGCATTTTTTTTTGTGTTCAAACCTTCTGGTACTTTAGAGGTGAAGGAATTGGGGCCATGGGCGAAGGGGCTGCTGAACGGGATGCCGGATGGGGCAGCAGGGCCGGCGGCTATGGGGCCCGTCGCCAAGTACCCGCTGGTACTGGCCGAGGACAGGACGCGGCGGCCGGACGTTCTCCGCCATCTCAGGATGTATGGAGGTGGTTGGAACATCACCAGCAAGCACTACTGGGCGGTATGTGTCATTGTTTAGGCTTTATTAATAATTAACCCTTTCATGAGCGTATTGCTTTAATTTGTTAGAGATGTCATTATACCAAAGTAGTATTTATGTGGGTTGTTGGGATCAGGGTAGTTGGATTAGTACAGTCCGTGTACGCACTAGAGATTCAGCCCATTGCATAGTATTGAATACTGATCCTACTTTGAGGATCCCCTTTTAGTTGGCTGATGGTACTTAGTTTACGTTTGATGCCCAAAGTGTCCCCAAATGTACCAGGAGTGTACAGCTATTGCAGGATTTAAGACAGTAGGTTATTGCTTTCTTGGAACCATGTTGAATAATGAACTACTTTGTTGGACAAACTAAGTGCAAACGTTGACTTCGAAGTTATGGAGAAGAAAAATGACAGTGGCTTAAAAATGGAATTGGGTGGCACAGAGTCAAGGAAAATAGCATATGCCTAGTTTTATATAGTTAGCAACGATTGACGAAACCTGTTAGCATGTCAAATCTGACCATCATCTTTCAAGTTGCCTAGTTACTTTTGGTGACTGCTGGTTGCCCCCTTTCCCATTCTGCATTGCACTGCTATGTTAACTGAATCAAGTATGTTTCAGTCTGTATCATTCACAGGAGTTGCTGGATTTCTTCTTGCTGCCCTGTGGTTCATTTCATTTGGGATTGCTGCAGCTTCATTCTGCTTTTGTAAATCAAGAGTGGGCAAAGCAAAGGTTTCCCATGCAGATGTAGCACGACCTGTGTTGCTTGTGGTTGCTGTGCTTGCTTTATTGTAAGACACTAAATCTCTTTACCGTTCATTTTTGTATTGTTGTTTATTTGTTAGTTTGGAATGTATATTTTTGTACAAGTCTAGACGAGTTCACGCTTGAGCCCATGGGTACCCTTATCCGTACATCCAACTTTTACATTAGATTAGCTCTTCTCTGTACTCTATGGAAGGCATGAATAGTAGTTAGAACTTAGTAGTATGGATTCAGGGTTCAGTATTGCATTACTTGATGTATGATCTTTTTAGATGAAACAATGTCAATATTATACTGTATGTGCAAACACACATTTTCATTTCTTAATTTCACAATACAAACTACGGTGATACATTTCTACATTATGTCATTCCCAAATGGGCTGATTTATAATGGTCAAACATTTGTTGATATCAAATAGCGCATGttttttttttcttaatctccaCTTAAATCTGATTTCGAATCCAAGTAGCTTTGATATTTGAGTGTTATTTAAAATGATCAAGGAATTGAGGATTGTATGCCCATGCATTTGCCCAAATTTAGCCTGTCAACCGCTTCTAATATCTTCCATGATCCTCTTGATGCCAGAACTGGATGCATTGTCCTTCTGTATGGGCAGAATGAATTCCGTGAAGAAGCTACCGATACTTTGGATTATGTTGTCAACCAATCTGATTTCACTATCCAGACACTGAGGAATGTTACAGATTACCTGTCATTTGCGATGACGATCAATGTGGCAGCACTGTATCTTCCGTCAGATGTGCAGGCTCAGATTAACAATTTGAAGGTGGATCTAAATAAAGCAGCCGATACCATATCTTTGAAGACAACAGAAAGCTACAAAAGGATCAGAAAAGTTCTCCATAATGTGTACGTTTCGAATCTGTCCTTCCTTGCTTGTCGTTTTTGCCTCCAGAATTTCACTGAGAAATAGTGTGGATGTGACTATGCTTGCCAGTGGGCTTAAATCTAACTAGAAAATGACACCACTGTGTTGGTAAAATACGTAATCGCATGACAAATTGACTAATGTCATTTCCTTGTTTTACTACAGGTCTGTTGCATTGATTTGCATAGCCGTGTTAATGCCTGTTCTTGCATTCCTTGGATATGGTAAGTTGTTGACTCTCAATCTACACACTACATGCCCCCACCCCCATCCCCCTTCTTTTCACTATGGCTGTGTTACCACTCACTTCTGAGCTCGCTTGTTCCTCTCTTATGCAGTGCTGGAGCTATACGGACCAAGATATACAGTTTACACGTAAGCTTTCTGACCCATTTATCGAGTATTATGTATTTAAGTGGGTATGCTTTGCAGTAATTTTGACACCTTTCTACTTGAACTTACAGATTTGCTACCATATGCTGGAACATAGTGGCAGCTCTCTTCATTCTTATCGGGATTCTTTTGATAGTTAGCAGGTATTGTTTACCTTACATACTATCTTTCAAGTTCTGTGATGAATTATGTTAGGAGTGGTAAGACTTCAGTTCATGCTAGGCTGCTAACCACCATCCCCTTGTTGAATCTCAATTTTTTTGGATATCCAACCATGAAAGCAAATCTAAAAATCTATATAGGACTCGAGTATGTGCGAGAAACTTCTTTGTCCATTAATACATCCTCTGTTATTGATGTTAGTAGTTAGCATCAATTGCTTTCCCTGCCGAACTAGCAAGCAGTTCTGTTGTTCCAAAGAGGATGCAGCCCATTTGTCTAGTGTTAATATATTATAatgctttattattattattttgaacTCATAATTTTGTTGTTGCTGCAGTGCTTCAAAGGATACATGCCAGGCAATGGACGAATGGGCAGAACATCCTCGAGCAGAAACTGCTCTCAGCAACATCCTTCCATGTGTGGACGCGAGTACAACCAACCGAACCTTGTACCAGAGTAAACAAGTCGTGGTGCAGCTCGTGAAGTTGGTCAACAGAGCTATATCCGCTCTTTCGAACCGAAAAGAGCGCCATCTGCATCCTGGGCAGCTCATGCCTTACCTGTGTTCTCCCTACGATGATAACCTGAATGATCGGCAGTGCTTGTCTAAGGAGGTGACATTTGACAATGCGACGACAGTAAGTGTTGTTATTCTTCTGCTTCTTATTTAAGATCCTGTTGGCATCAACTGATTTGATTCCACGCACAAGCTTCTATTACTGTTGTTGATCTGGTTCACTTCCATTTTTA
The Aegilops tauschii subsp. strangulata cultivar AL8/78 chromosome 3, Aet v6.0, whole genome shotgun sequence genome window above contains:
- the LOC109777129 gene encoding uncharacterized protein is translated as MGGGGGGGANPAAAVALALLAVAVVGAAEGDSLAGLAAGIDGAAPEVKELGPWAKGLLNGMPDGAAGPAAMGPVAKYPLVLAEDRTRRPDVLRHLRMYGGGWNITSKHYWASVSFTGVAGFLLAALWFISFGIAAASFCFCKSRVGKAKVSHADVARPVLLVVAVLALLTGCIVLLYGQNEFREEATDTLDYVVNQSDFTIQTLRNVTDYLSFAMTINVAALYLPSDVQAQINNLKVDLNKAADTISLKTTESYKRIRKVLHNVSVALICIAVLMPVLAFLGYVLELYGPRYTVYTFATICWNIVAALFILIGILLIVSSASKDTCQAMDEWAEHPRAETALSNILPCVDASTTNRTLYQSKQVVVQLVKLVNRAISALSNRKERHLHPGQLMPYLCSPYDDNLNDRQCLSKEVTFDNATTAWQDYTCNAPDADACSGPSTVTPEIYSQLVTAANVSYALHHYAPPMLNFQDCKFVRDTFSSIASQYCPPLERDLSLVSAGLALLASGLVLGLLLMLFADRPRKREEVSEQTSGFRVAPVDCSP